A single region of the Phalacrocorax carbo chromosome 4, bPhaCar2.1, whole genome shotgun sequence genome encodes:
- the CDKL2 gene encoding cyclin-dependent kinase-like 2 isoform X3 — protein MRGIAFCHSHNIIHRDIKPENILVSQSGVVKLCDFGFARTLAASGEAYTDYVATRWYRAPELLVGDIKYGKAVDVWAIGSLITEMLTGEPLFPGDSDIDQLYHITKCLGNLIPRHQELFYKNPLFAGMRLPEVKEAESLDKRYPKLSAVVLDLAKKCLQIDPDKRPACAELLQCDFFNKDGFAERFAQELKIKVQKDARDHQLQKKSKMSKRDKDDVLEERKMLGVQDFSIDPKNRDGKLLKAKRSKADAEKADRSSNLSSLYNSPINPFKISSQTSLKDSSSSLDYAKNAGIVIPPINQNLSSTTVGMGPLPGNLNYRVDEKSKKYLNPFLKQGKHSPAGHYSVSLTSVTNEKNILQANRKKWEFSKTDVRLPELNHLPELRGVEGWHPRFLKKENKTVSESRVPSLAAIDLHNPSLASQQLSGTLMPDVSEASFPRVEH, from the exons ATAATACATCGGGATATTAAGCCAGAGAACATACTAGTCTCCCAGTCGGGGGTTGTAAAACTATGTGACTTTGGATTTGCCCGTACCTTAGCCGCTTCTGGGGAAGCTTACACAGACTACGTGGCAACCCGATGGTACAGAgctccagagctgctggtgggagATATCAAGTATGGCAA ggctgTGGACGTGTGGGCTATCGGCTCTCTGATAACAGAAATGCTTACAGGAGAGCCTCTCTTCCCTGGAGATTCAGACATTGACCAGCTCTACCATATCACCAAGTGCCTGG GTAATTTAATTCCAAGACACCAAGAGTTATTCTATAAAAATCCCCTCTTTGCTGGTATGAGGTTGCCTGAAGTGAAGGAGGCTGAATCTCTGGACAAACGATACCCCAAGCTCTCTGCTGTAGTGCTGGATTTAGCCAAG AAGTGTTTGCAGATTGATCCAGACAAAAGGCCAGCCTGTGCTGAACTCTTGCAGTGCGATTTCTTTAACAAGGACGGATTTGCTGAGAG ATTTGCTCAGGAGCTTAAAATAAAGGTTCAGAAAGATGCCAGAGACCatcagttacaaaaaaaatcaaaaatgagcaaaagggacaaagatgatgttttagaagaaagaaaaatgcttggTGTCCAG GATTTCAGCATTGACCCAAAGAACAGAGATGGAAAGCTATTGAAGGCGAAGCGCTCCAAAGCTGATGCAGAGAAAGCAGACCGATCCTCCAACCTGAGCTCCCTCTACAACAGTCCAATCAACCCATTTAAAATAAGCTCTCAAACCAGCCTAAAAGAttccagcagcagcttggaCTATGCCAAGAATGCAGGCATAGTTATCCCTCCCATCAACCAGAACCTTTCTTCCACTACAGTTGGGATGGGGCctctgcctgggaaccttaATTACAG agttgatgaaaagagtaaaaaatacTTGAACCCATTTCTAAAGCAAGGGAAGCATTCTCCAGCAGGCCATTACAGTGTAAGCTTGACATCG GttactaatgaaaaaaacatccttcaagcaaacaggaaaaagtgGGAATTCTCCAAGACAGATGTGCGTTTGCCAGAACTAAATCATCTCCCTGAACTGAGAGGAGTGGAAG GCTGGCATCCCAGatttttgaagaaggaaaataaaacagtttcgGAGTCCCGTGTTCCCTCCCTTGCTGCTATTGACCTCCATAACCCAAGTCTGGCCTCACAGCAG CTGTCGGGGACATTGATGCCAGATGTGTCAGAAGCCAGTTTCCCCAGAGTTGAGCACTAG
- the RCHY1 gene encoding RING finger and CHY zinc finger domain-containing protein 1 encodes MAAGGEEGCEHYRRGCLLRAPCCGKLYACRLCHDGAEGHRLDRFRVAEVQCARCRLLQKAQQRCEGCHNLFGEYYCDICHLFDRDKKQYHCDECGICRIGPKEDFFHCSKCNLCLNLSLRGKHKCIENVSRQDCPICLEDIHTSRVGAHVLPCGHLLHRTCYEDMLKEGYRCPLCMHSALDMTRYWRQLDDEVAQTPMPTEYQNMMVEILCNDCNARSTVQFHLLGMKCKNCESYNTAQDGRCRLPLEEQ; translated from the exons ATGGCGGCgggtggggaggagggttgCGAGCACTACCGGCGGGGCTGCCTGCTGCGg GCGCCGTGCTGCGGAAAGCTGTACGCCTGCCGGCTGTGCCACGACGGCGCCGAGGGACACCGGCTGGACCGCTTCCGAGTGGCCGAGGTTCAGTGCGCCCGCTGCCGCCTCCTGCAGAAG GCCCAGCAGCGCTGCGAGGGCTGCCACAATCTCTTCGGCGAGTATTACTGCGATATCTGTCACCTCTTCGATCGCGACAAGAAGCAGTACCACTGCGACGAGTGCGGCATCTGCAG GATCGGTCCAAAGGAGGATTTTTTCCACTGTTCAAAATGCAATTTGTGCCTAAACTTGAGTCTTCGAGGAAAGCACAAG TGTATTGAAAATGTCTCCAGGCAGGACTGTCCGATATGTTTGGAG GATATTCACACATCTCGTGTTGGAGCTCATGTTCTGCCGTGTGGTCACCTTCTTCACAG GACGTGTTACGAGGACATGCTAAAGGA AGGTTACAGGTGTCCTTTGTGCATGCACTCGGCTTTAGATATGACAAGGTACTGGCGTCAGCTGGATGACGAAGTAGCGCAGACTCCTATGCCCACAGAGTATCAGAACATGATGGTGGAG ATCCTCTGCAATGACTGCAACGCCCGGTCTACAGTACAGTTCCATCTCCTAGGCATGAAGTGCAAAAACTGTGAATCATACAATACTGCCCAAGATGGAAGATGCCGGCTGCCTTTGGAGGAGCAGTGA
- the PARM1 gene encoding prostate androgen-regulated mucin-like protein 1, with product MGCCCRFLLALLLLPAGLGDDATALPLRPASPPFPLEGISSGPGSRDAAVPTATPGQPLLATSTGPAGDGTPSRLVEGDGHNATPAAALSPAPASVTVSSSTATTITMTDSPSVVSNPSLAPPTLEAAPSLWTANTASLARGMMDLEAAPSPTAIPAPSSSSSSLRTSDLYSSPGTVLPPTPVLMSPSTTQPPALTKDLPSLGTLAMASSLAVEPTSPSVPVTSPTAAEATAVGKTTLSTGVTMEEVPRALSAGSIVAITMTVLVVVVLVFGVAAYLKIRHSSYGRLLDDHDYGSWGNYNNPLYDDS from the exons atgggctgctgctgccgcttcctcctcgccctcctcctcctcccggcaG GACTGGGTGATGACGCCACAGCATTGCCCCTCAGGCCTGCcagcccccccttccccttggaggggatctcatcaggGCCAGGCTCCAGGGATGCAGCTGTCCCCACAGCAACTCCTGGCCAGCCCTTGCTGGCCACATCCACgggacctgctggagatggGACACCCTCCAGGCTGGTGGAGGGGGATGGCCATAATGCCACCCCTGCGGCAGCACtgtcccctgctcctgcctctgtCACCGTGAGCTCCAGCACCGCAACCACTATCACCATGACAGACAGCCCATCTGTAGTCTCCAACCCCAGCTTGGCGCCACCAACTTTAGAGGCAGCCCCAAGTCTTTGGACAGCAAATACTGCCAGCTTGGCAAGAGGCATGATGGATTTggaggcagctcccagccccacggctATACctgcaccctcctcctcctcttcctcccttcgCACTAGCGACCTGTACTCATCCCCTGGGACGGTCTTGCCCCCGACGCCTGTCCTCATGAGTcccagcaccacccagccaccAGCGCTGACCAAGGacctcccttccctggggacgCTGGCCATGGCATCAAGCCTGGCTGTGGAGCCAACATCCCCCTCAGTGCCTGTGACGAGCCCCACTGCGGCCGAGGCTACGGCCGTCGGCAAAACCACCCTCTCCACCGGCGTCACCATGGAAGAGGTCCCACGTGCCTTGAGCGCAG GGAGCATTGTGGCCATAACCATGACAGTCCTTGTAGTGGTGGTGCTGGTTTTTGGGGTGGCCGCGTACCTCAAGATCAG GCACTCCTCCTACGGCAGGCTTTTGGATGACCATGACTACGGCTCCTGGGGCAACTACAACAACCCTCTCTATGATGACTCCTAG